The following proteins are encoded in a genomic region of Methylibium petroleiphilum PM1:
- a CDS encoding ATP-binding protein, whose amino-acid sequence MPNINRQLFAASDSLCVRDVTLRATDDVQTHREKLARIVLDELYEFVGLLDAHGTTLEINRAALEGAGIALDDIQGRPFWEARWWATSPEVRREQREVIRRAGEGEFVRRDFEIYGQQGGQETILIDYSLLPIRDNSGKIVFLLPEGRNITDKKRAEAEIARKNRELQRLLDKIQRLDDAKSDFFANVSHELRTPLALILGPSESLLATSEGLSDAQRRDLRVIQRNAAMLMKHVNDLLDLAKFDAGKMALRYTRVDLAAEVRTLAAHFEAVAAERSLSYVVQAPAALEVEVDQQMFERILLNLLSNAFKFTPDFGRIRCSLEANPDHSIQLVVEDSGCGVRADLREEIFERFHQAQSGTTRSFSGTGLGLAIAKEFVDLHTGTISVSDAIGGGAQFRVELPSRAPLGAYIRSVDSPLGNRNRGQIVGTIEELQRAEFDAVSDLSGSEKPLVLVAEDNADMRRFIVEVLSSDFRVVHAADGLQALTQARAQAPDAIITDLMMPKLGGDKLVSELRSTPELAHIPVLVLSAKADESLRLKLLSDSVQDYIVKPFSSRELLVRVRNIVTMKLAREALQKELASQNEDLAQLTQQLIASKQGLQRSHDALKESERRWRAVYENTAVGVSLSDLQGNMHAANPALQEMLGYTESELIGLGNLMTDAEAGHEDRRLQLERLVNGSQVEMRQQRRYRHRNGMTILANVRESLIPGTSDLPPTLITVVEDITTQKRAEVELAQTKDALARVSRVTTMGELAASIAHEVNQPLTAVVVNGHACLRWLSTEPRNDLEVQDAIQRIVRDANRASEVIARIRGFLKRSKTDRTMVCMDNVVEDVIGLARDSLRSAGVQLIKHVDSDLPRVFADSVQLQQVILNLMMNGIEAMGSCATLERQLELRVVKHGGDIDVSVSDSGTGLVTADFERIFEAFYTTKPDGMGMGLAICRSIVEAHGGRLWAQANKTQGLTLQFRLPIAEHAEP is encoded by the coding sequence ATGCCCAATATCAACCGCCAGCTTTTTGCCGCCTCTGATTCGCTCTGCGTTCGCGATGTCACATTGCGCGCCACGGACGATGTGCAGACTCACCGCGAGAAGCTCGCCCGTATCGTGCTCGACGAACTCTACGAATTTGTCGGCCTGCTCGATGCCCACGGAACGACGCTCGAGATCAATCGTGCAGCACTGGAAGGTGCCGGCATCGCGCTCGACGACATCCAAGGCAGACCGTTCTGGGAGGCACGCTGGTGGGCAACCTCTCCCGAGGTTCGGAGGGAGCAACGTGAGGTCATCCGCCGAGCTGGCGAAGGCGAGTTCGTTCGCCGTGATTTCGAGATCTATGGGCAACAAGGTGGTCAGGAGACGATCCTGATCGACTATTCCTTGCTGCCCATCCGAGACAACTCCGGGAAGATCGTGTTCCTGTTGCCAGAAGGCAGAAATATCACAGACAAGAAGCGCGCCGAAGCGGAGATAGCGCGCAAGAACCGCGAACTGCAAAGATTGCTCGACAAGATCCAGCGTCTCGACGATGCCAAGAGCGACTTCTTCGCGAACGTCAGCCACGAACTGCGGACTCCGCTCGCGCTGATACTCGGCCCGTCAGAGTCGCTACTCGCAACAAGCGAAGGGCTCAGCGACGCTCAGCGGCGCGATCTTCGGGTCATCCAGCGCAATGCGGCGATGCTGATGAAGCATGTCAACGACCTTCTGGATCTGGCGAAGTTCGATGCCGGAAAGATGGCGCTTCGTTATACCCGCGTCGACCTGGCTGCGGAGGTTCGCACTCTTGCCGCGCACTTCGAGGCCGTCGCGGCGGAGCGCTCGTTGTCTTACGTTGTTCAGGCTCCCGCGGCGCTGGAAGTCGAGGTCGACCAACAGATGTTCGAACGGATCCTGCTCAATCTGCTGTCGAACGCATTCAAGTTCACACCGGATTTCGGCCGTATCCGCTGCTCCCTCGAAGCCAACCCGGACCACAGCATCCAGCTTGTCGTCGAGGACAGTGGATGCGGCGTCAGGGCCGATCTGCGAGAGGAGATCTTCGAGCGATTTCATCAGGCGCAGAGTGGAACCACGCGAAGCTTCAGCGGGACCGGTCTCGGCCTGGCCATTGCCAAGGAGTTCGTGGACCTTCACACCGGAACGATCTCGGTTTCCGATGCCATCGGCGGAGGTGCACAGTTTCGAGTCGAGCTCCCTTCGCGAGCGCCATTGGGCGCTTACATCAGGTCCGTCGACTCGCCCCTCGGGAACCGAAATCGCGGACAGATCGTCGGAACCATAGAGGAGCTGCAGCGGGCCGAGTTCGATGCCGTCTCGGATCTGTCTGGATCAGAAAAGCCTCTCGTGCTGGTCGCCGAGGACAACGCCGACATGAGGCGCTTTATCGTCGAGGTCCTCTCCAGCGATTTCAGGGTCGTACACGCTGCAGACGGCTTGCAAGCGCTCACCCAGGCCCGGGCGCAGGCGCCCGATGCCATCATCACAGATCTGATGATGCCGAAGCTCGGCGGCGACAAGCTGGTGTCGGAGCTCCGGTCGACTCCAGAACTCGCGCATATTCCCGTTCTCGTGTTGTCAGCCAAGGCGGATGAGTCCCTTCGCCTGAAGCTGCTCTCCGACTCCGTCCAGGACTACATCGTCAAGCCATTTTCATCGCGCGAGTTGCTCGTTCGAGTACGAAACATCGTCACGATGAAGCTGGCCCGCGAGGCGCTGCAGAAGGAGCTGGCGTCGCAGAACGAGGATCTTGCTCAGTTGACGCAGCAACTCATTGCGAGCAAGCAGGGGCTTCAACGGAGCCACGATGCATTGAAGGAATCAGAGCGGCGCTGGCGGGCTGTCTACGAAAACACCGCCGTCGGCGTATCACTGAGCGACCTACAGGGAAACATGCACGCTGCAAATCCCGCGCTCCAGGAGATGCTGGGATACACCGAAAGTGAGCTGATCGGTCTCGGCAACCTGATGACAGATGCCGAAGCAGGCCATGAGGATCGTCGCCTTCAACTCGAACGGCTCGTCAACGGCAGCCAGGTAGAGATGCGACAGCAAAGGAGGTACCGGCATCGCAATGGCATGACGATCCTGGCGAACGTTCGTGAATCGCTCATTCCCGGCACCTCGGACCTGCCTCCCACATTGATCACGGTTGTCGAGGACATCACAACGCAGAAGCGCGCGGAGGTGGAACTCGCTCAGACCAAGGATGCGCTCGCACGGGTTTCGCGGGTGACAACGATGGGTGAACTCGCAGCTTCGATTGCGCATGAAGTCAACCAGCCCCTCACGGCCGTCGTTGTCAACGGCCACGCCTGCCTGCGCTGGCTCTCGACGGAACCACGAAACGATCTCGAAGTTCAGGATGCGATACAGCGGATCGTTCGAGATGCCAATCGGGCCAGCGAGGTTATCGCCAGGATCAGGGGTTTCCTCAAGCGGAGCAAGACAGATCGAACCATGGTCTGCATGGACAACGTCGTTGAAGATGTCATAGGCCTGGCGCGTGATTCGCTCAGATCCGCTGGCGTCCAGTTGATCAAGCACGTCGACTCCGATCTGCCTCGCGTGTTCGCGGACAGCGTCCAGCTCCAGCAGGTGATCCTCAATCTGATGATGAATGGCATCGAGGCCATGGGCTCCTGCGCGACACTTGAGCGTCAGCTGGAGCTGCGCGTCGTGAAGCACGGTGGAGATATCGATGTTTCGGTCAGCGACTCAGGGACAGGACTGGTGACTGCTGATTTCGAGCGGATATTCGAAGCGTTCTACACCACCAAGCCCGACGGCATGGGTATGGGACTGGCGATTTGCCGATCCATCGTCGAGGCACATGGTGGACGGTTGTGGGCCCAGGCGAACAAGACGCAAGGATTGACGCTGCAGTTCCGTCTGCCGATCGCAGAGCACGCCGAACCATGA